In one Mus caroli chromosome 14, CAROLI_EIJ_v1.1, whole genome shotgun sequence genomic region, the following are encoded:
- the Trim35 gene encoding tripartite motif-containing protein 35 — protein sequence MKAATPVVVTAAAPAMEPGPSVSPGPSRSFKEELLCAVCYDPFRDAVTLRCGHNFCRRCVSGCWEVQTTPSCPVCKERAVPGELRTNHTLNNLVETLLREEAEGARWTGRRSPRPCRAHRAPLTLFCLEDKELLCCACQADARHQEHRVQPIKDTAQDFRAKCKNMEHVLREKAKAFWALRRTYEAIAKHNEVQTTWLEGRIRDEFDKLRDFLRVEEQATLDAMKEESRKKHLQAEEKMKQLAEQTEALAREIERLQMEMKEDDMTFLMKHKSRKRRLFCTVEPAPLQPGLLMDACKYLESLQYRVWKKMLGSVESVPFSLDPNTAAGWLKVADDLTSVINHGYRVQVENPERFSSAPCLLGSQVFSKGSHSWEVDVGGLPTWRVGVVRVQAHAQAQAQADVGGEGHSHSCYHDTRSGFWYLCRTQGVDGDHCMTSDTATAPLVQAMPRRLRVELECEEGELSFYDSERHCHLYTFHAHFGEVRPYFYLGASRGDGPPEPLRICHLRVSIKEELDI from the exons ATGAAGGCGGCGACACCGGTGGTGGTGACGGCGGCTGCTCCTGCGATGGAGCCGGGCCCTTCTGTGTCCCCGGGGCCTTCGCGCTCCTTCAAAGAGGAGCTGCTGTGTGCCGTGTGCTACGACCCGTTCCGCGACGCAGTGACTCTGCGCTGTGGCCACAACTTCTGTCGCCGGTGCGTGAGCGGCTGCTGGGAGGTGCAGACGACGCCCTCGTGTCCGGTGTGCAAGGAACGAGCGGTGCCCGGGGAGCTGCGCACCAACCACACGCTCAACAACCTGGTGGAGACCTTGCTGCGCGAGGAGGCTGAGGGCGCGCGCTGGACCGGTCGCCGGTCCCCGCGCCCCTGCCGTGCGCACCGTGCCCCGCTCACGCTCTTCTGCCTGGAGGACAAGgagctgctgtgctgtgcttgcCAGGCTGACGCCCGGCACCAGGAGCATCGTGTGCAGCCCATCAAGGACACTGCGCAAGACTTCCGG GCCAAGTGTAAGAACATGGAGCATGTATTGCGAGAGAAAGCCAAGGCCTTCTGGGCCCTGAGGCGCACCTATGAGGCCATTGCCAAGCACAACGAG GTGCAAACGACTTGGCTGGAAGGCCGCATCCGGGATGAGTTTGACAAGCTCCGTGATTTCCTGCGGGTGGAGGAACAGGCCACCTTGGATGCCATGaaggaagagagcagaaagaagcaCCTGCAGGCTGAGGAGAAGATGAAGCAGCTGGCAGAACAGACCGAGGCGCTGGCTCGGGAGATTGAGCGTCTGCAGATGGAGATGAAGGAGGATGACATGACCTTCCTCATG aaaCACAAGAGCCGAAAACGCCG GCTCTTCTGCACTGTGGAGCCAGCGCCTCTCCAGCCTGGCTTGCTAATGGATGCATGCAAGTATCTGGAGTCCCTGCAGTACCGAGTCTGGAAGAAAATGCTTGGATCCGTTGAGTCTG tgcCCTTCAGCTTGGACCCCAACACAGCTGCTGGCTGGCTCAAAGTGGCCGATGACCTCACGAGTGTCATCAACCATGGTTACCGCGTGCAAGTGGAGAATCCAGAGCGCTTCTCCTCGGCACCCTGCCTGCTGGGCTCTCAAGTGTTCTCCAAGGGCTCCCACTCTTGGGAGGTGGATGTGGGTGGCCTGCCAACCTGGCGAGTGGGCGTGGTGCGGGTGCAGGCACATGCACAGGCCCAGGCTCAGGCTGATGTAGGTGGTGAAGGCCATTCACACAGCTGCTACCATGATACACGCTCAGGCTTCTGGTACCTGTGCCGCACGCAGGGTGTGGATGGAGACCACTGCATGACTTCCGACACCGCCACAGCCCCTCTGGTCCAGGCCATGCCGCGCCGTCTGCGTGTGGAGCTGGAGTGTGAGGAGGGTGAGCTATCCTTCTATGACTCTGAGCGCCACTGCCATCTGTATACCTTCCATGCCCACTTTGGGGAGGTGAGGCCCTACTTCTACCTGGGAGCCTCTCGAGGTGACGGTCCCCCGGAACCTCTGCGTATCTGCCACCTGCGTGTCTCCATCAAAGAAGAGCTGGACATCTGA